The following DNA comes from Laribacter hongkongensis DSM 14985.
TCGGCGAAAACCCGACTGAGGTATGCGAAGGCAGGAGCCATGTGCTTTATCAATCAAGGACCATGTTTTTTCATTGCTACGGCCATTTGCAGTGCATGCAAGGCCTCCAGCATCCGGGTCTGGACTGTCAGGATGTCGGGAATGAGCGCCTTGCCTTTGTCCGGGGTACCGTTACGCCAAAAGTGGTCAATCCGGTCGGCCATGGCATGCAGCTGGCAATGCGGTGCCTCAATGGCGGCAAAAGCCGGCAGGCCGCCATAGCGTGCCTGCCCCTGATGGTGGTACCACTGGCCAAAGGCACACAGGTTCTCGCCCGACAGCATGCATGACGGAAGTGCGATGCCTTCATTGGCGGCATAGACCAGTTGAGCCACCCAGTTGCGGTGTTCGACTTCTGCCGCAAAAACCGGGTAATCGCTTTCTTTCCAGTACAGGTTCTGGATGTCTGCCCACAACGCCGGGTTTTTCCAGTGCCTGAGCCAGTCGGGAAACTGTGCAGCCGGCATCGGACGGGCAATCCCATAGCCCTGGGCCAGGTTGCAGTTGAGTTGCAGGAGAATCCTGCCATGTTCGGCAGATTCCACGCCTTCGGCAATCACCGTACGCTGGAACGCATTGGCCAGCCCGATGACGCCCTAGACAATCGCCAGGTTGTTGCAGTCGTGCAGGATGTCTCGCACGAAACTCTGGTCGATCTTGATGGTTTCCGCCGGCAGCCGCTTGAGATAGGTCAGGGACGAATAGCCGGTAC
Coding sequences within:
- a CDS encoding CZB domain-containing protein encodes the protein MPAAQFPDWLRHWKNPALWADIQNLYWKESDYPVFAAEVEHRNWVAQLVYAANEGIALPSCMLSGENLCAFGQWYHHQGQARYGGLPAFAAIEAPHCQLHAMADRIDHFWRNGTPDKGKALIPDILTVQTRMLEALHALQMAVAMKKHGP